In the genome of Raphanus sativus cultivar WK10039 chromosome 9, ASM80110v3, whole genome shotgun sequence, the window NNNNNNNNNNNNNNNNNNNNNNNNNNNNNNNNNNNNNGCGTTGGCCTGAAGCAACAAGAACGACCTCATATAGCTCAAGTTGTCAAAATGATTCAAGATATTCGACCAACGTAATCACAAAATcaattctttttcttatttttttcttcaatttgtttattcaatttgaaaatgaaatttgttttattgataTAATTGTTTGAGAGCAGAAAATGCAAATAACAAAACTTTGAAGGAcatttcatataatatattatgaaaaagaaaacagaacaaAGTTGGGGAAGTAGAGCAACTAAAACATAACGAAGATTTTCTAGCCAAGTTGGAGGGTTTAGACGGGGCTGAGAAGCTGGAAAAGGTGAGGCTTTGGATCTGATTTCATGccgatgatgatgatcagtGGGATGAATCCATATTGAGTCGCCACCTTTGCTTTCTTCAGCGACCAGTTGGTCCACTCCTTGACGAGCTCGTTCTTGGATGATGATGACGAGGTGGTGGAAGAAGACGATCCCTTTGGTCCTTTTCCTCTCCCTTTGATCTTCAAACAAGGCTTAGCCGCCATTGATCCTGATGTCAGAGCACTTTGTGTTTTTTAGAATCGGTGATTTTTTGCTCAAacctaagaaaataaaagaattaagaGCATCAATATCGCGGGGCTTAAGCCAGTTCCTTAGGTATTTTTGGGcctgaaaataaatgaaaaatgcTAAGGAATTATGAGAAAGTGGTTTAGCTAAGGAATTTTAAAGTCGTTCCTAACTTGCCAGGTGTCTCTGCTCTCCTTCGCGTCTAGGGGTTCGACCACCATTTCATTTCTAAATCGAAGTCATCTGCTCTCCTTCGCTCTTTCGACAGCGAAACGACAGGCGACCATAACTCCGACGATTTCATCTCGAAGGTCGATATCCTCGCCGTGAATTTGCTCACTCGAGGCGATCTCTTCTCTCCAGCCCCGACTTCTTCCCCTTTGCTCTCTCGACGGCGAAATAATAGGCGACCATAACTTGGACGATTCCAATTTCAAAGCCGATCTCTTCTCTACCGCGTCGATTCCAATTTCAATCTAAAAGGTAAGGCTCTACTTCTTTGGATTTTGTTATTGTCGTTTTATATCTCCTCTGCATGTCGTTGTGTTCCTTTTGTTTTAGTGGAACCAGTGATTGTTTGATTCACAGTTTATAGGTAGTGGTATGTTGGATCTCCTCTGTTATATCTCCTCTGTATCTTGTGATTTGTTGGATTCAGTTTATATGATTGTCGTTTGTTGTTTATATGATTGTCGTTTGTTGTTAAGTTATGGTTACTTGATAGTGTTGTGGTTACTCGATAGGTTTGTGGTTACTTGATAGTGTTGTGGTTACTTGATAGTTTTGTGGTTACTTGATAGTGTTGTGGTTATTTGATAGTTTTGTGGTGACTTGATAGTGTTGTGGTTACTTGATAGTTTTGTGGTGACTTGATAGGTTTGTGGAAACGAAATGATAGTTTTGTAGTAACCTGATAGTGTTGTGGTTACTTGATAGTGTCGTTTGATAGTGTTGTGGTTACTTTATAGTTCAGTTTGATAGTGTTGTGGTTACTTTATAGTTTAGTTGATAGTTATTGCGTAGACATTAAATAGATTTTGTACTTCTGCTTTCAAGTAACAACCTGTTCTATCAACTCTAAAAACTGTacttaaaattaaactaaatctCCTTTAAATTGAATGACATTGTTAATGAAGTCTCATAGGTTTGTAGTTGTGGAAGATGTAATAAGTTGTGATTAGACATTGGTAGATAATTGTTAGGTGGTTAGTTATTACTTGTTAAATCCCCATATCGTCTTTCTCCTATTAAATCCCATCCTTTATTCATTCTTTCACATTATCTCCATATCGTCTTTCTCTCCTCTTTTCTAAAATCTCTTTTCTGTTCTTTGTGCTATGGATTCAAGGAATCAATGTAACCAGTACTCTGGTTATGTTAACCTTCTTAGCAGTCAAGAACAGAATGTGGGTGAGGGAAACTTTCCTTATGAAAGTTTTCCTTCTACTGTAAGCTTTGGAGCCTCTCAAATCCCTCTGTTCAGTTCCCAACAAAGTGAGGCTCCATCCCAACCTGATGACATAGTAGTGGAGCGTCGGGAGAGAAGGAAATGGACCCCATTCGATGACGAAGATGCAGTCGGCCGGACCGGTCTATCTCCACTCCAAAAATGTACTGCAGCAATTCGTCAATTGGCATATGGTAGTGGAGCTGATGTAGTTGACGAATATTATCGACTTGCTGAGACTACTGCTCGCAAATGTCTCCACCAGTTTACTGCCGGGATAATCCATTTGTTTGGCGATCAATATCTAAGACGTCCCACACCAGAGGATCTTGAAAGACTACTCCATGTCGGAGAAGAACGAGGATTTCCAGGGATGGTTGGAAGCATCGACTgcatgcattgggagtggaagaatTGCCCCGGTGCTTGGAAAGGAATGTATTCACGAGGAACCGAAAAACCAACAATTGTGCTGGAGGCCGTTGCTTCATATGATCTCTGGATATGTCACGCGTTTTTTGGAGCACCAGGTACTATGAACGACATTAATATTCTTGATAGatcacctgtttttgatgacattatTAACGGAATAGCTCCCCAAGTCACCTTCTACGTCAACGGAACGGAGTATAATTTGGCTTACTATCTCACGGATGGTATTTATCCGAAATGGGCTACTTTATTTCAATATGTCCGACTACCACAGGGTCCGAAAAAAGGCTATATGCCAAAAAACAAGAATCTGTGCGAAAAGATGTTGAGCGTGCATTTGGCGTCCTGCAAGCTAGATTCGCCGTTGTTAAAAATCCTTCTAACTTATGggataaagaaaaaataggGAATATTATGAAAGCATGCATCATACTCCACAATATGATTGTCGAAAATGAACGAGGTTCATACACTCTGCGTAACATTTCTGAATTTAATCAAGGTGTGGAGCGTTCATATTCCGTCGGACCAGCTTCAAATCTCGGCAATACAAACACTCGTCAAACGGAAATGAAGGACAAACAAACCCATCAACgattaaaaaatgatttgattgaaaatatatgggcTAAATTTGGACatcttgaaaataatatataatctgatgtttgtatctttttttttaatgtcttcaatgtttttattttctttttaatgttataatttcaagtttttgtaattttttttaatttaaatgttataatttgtagtttttgtaattttttttaactctgtaattttcttatgttttaatttaaaattatttatgtcttattttaaacattttttcatttatttttatttaataatattaataattaattaactaaaaacCTTTCTAAAAGTACTAGCAATAATGTTCCCTTTTCTTAATGTTCCTTACCATTGTTCCTTAGCTCAAAAATATCAGTAAACAATGCTAAAGAACCTTTAGCAATAATGTTGCTCTAAGGGTTTAAGCCCTTTTAAAGCCTCCTTTATGCGAAAGCTCTACCTCGCACAGAAGGTTTCCAATACTGCTTTCGGTTTtctttcttaaaatattttatacttttgtcACTCGCTGGAAAATTGCTGGCAATTTGCACAAAAGATAACACAGCGTAAATCCCCCAAATGTTgtactttctttttttgctttaaatttGGTGCCCAAAagttgtagttttttttttgctttaactttttttgaaaaaatttgcTTTAAATTCGGTAACCAGCCCTGCATATATATGTTGCAGCTCTCTCTGTTATCATAATCAATAAGAAAaggtttagattttttcttagaaCAAACTCATGGGTATCTAAGATCTGTCTTGTCGTTGCAGCTATCTTATGGTCACATAGCAATTGATCTTAGGGAATGGTAGTCAAAGATGTAGTAATTGATCATAGTATAAGAGACAGCACCTGAAAGTTTAAGCCTTTGAATTAAGCTTTTTGTGCCTTGCCTACCAGAGATTGCATCCCTCCCTTAAGTCTCAATACATCGTTATTGCATAAAgtgaaatattttatacaaaactaACTTTTATATTCTgtcttttatgaaatttgtGAAAACCTTCAAGGCCCAGTTACTGAAGACATGTTTCATTGACAAGCTACAATAATGGGTCCATCAGATAGTCCTTGTTCAGGCGGAGTCTTTCTCGTAACCATTCACTTCCCTCCCGATCATCCTTTCAAACCACCAAAGGCTATagtcatttttaatcatatttaaatcATTACATGAGTTCTATTGGACGGAACTCAGTTGCCCTTTTTCTTCTTGCAGGTTGCATTTAGGACAAAAGTGTTTCACCCTAATGTCAACAGCAATGGAAGCATTTGCCTTGACATTTTGAAAGAACAATGGAGTCCTGCACTCACCATATCCAAGGTGAACCCAAAAAAACAGAACACACTTTGACAATTATCAGTCTGGACTCTGATTTTAATACAATGCATTGTGACTTTCTAGGTTTTGCTTTCGATATGTTCATTATTAACGGATCCAAAGTCCAAACCCAGATGATCCTTTGGTTCCAGAGATTGCTCACATGTACAAAACCGATAGAGCCAAGTATGAGTCTACTGCAAGGAGCCGGACTTAGAAATATGCTATGGGGTAAAGTTTGTGCTTTTGATCCATCAAGACTCAGTTTTAAAGGAgggagagtgagagagagagataggacACTACATAGGATCTTCCATAAAATTAAGTTATGTATGATCTCTTTGTTTCAAAGCTTCTTTGATTTCACTtgttaaacaagaaaaaaaaacatttacttCTCCTATTTATTTCcttgtttcatttgtttttcctttcaacttttttttttcaaaaattatgaagaaattatatttctataattttttacaCCAAACAAACCAGTTGACTTAATTTTACCTCAAGGCTATATATGCACAATTCTAATTACGTTCATGTTGATTAACAAGATTAAACGCGTTTATTATGCAATACCGTACGATATGTGAATCATTGATGATTCAATAAATACCTCAACAAgttctccaatttttttttctaaaataacaaCAGGAATCCAAACAATCTAAACGAAAAACTAAACATGAAGATGGTAGCATTGTTGCTTATTACATTTCTCATAGTCTCGGCATCATTCCCTCATCTCGCTAGTTCCAAGAGCAATGGGAAATCATGTCTTACAAATGCGGTTAAGGTTTGCTTTGATGGCATTTCTCGTGGAGCGCCGGTGAAGGCTGCATGTTGTAAGAGTCTGAAAGAGAATCATACATGTCTGTGTGATTTAATTAAATCCCGTGTGGTCGATACCAGTGTCCTTGGCTCTAGTCTCAAGTCTTGTGGCA includes:
- the LOC130499694 gene encoding mitochondrial import receptor subunit TOM7-2-like, with protein sequence MAAKPCLKIKGRGKGPKGSSSSTTSSSSSKNELVKEWTNWSLKKAKVATQYGFIPLIIIIGMKSDPKPHLFQLLSPV
- the LOC130500193 gene encoding uncharacterized protein LOC130500193 — translated: MDSRNQCNQYSGYVNLLSSQEQNVGEGNFPYESFPSTVSFGASQIPLFSSQQSEAPSQPDDIVVERRERRKWTPFDDEDAVGRTGLSPLQKCTAAIRQLAYGSGADVVDEYYRLAETTARKCLHQFTAGIIHLFGDQYLRRPTPEDLERLLHVGEERGFPGMVGSIDCMHWEWKNCPGAWKGMYSRGTEKPTIVLEAVASYDLWICHAFFGAPGTMNDINILDRSPVFDDIINGIAPQVTFYVNGTEYNLAYYLTDGIYPKWATLFQYVRLPQGPKKGYMPKNKNLCEKMLSVHLASCKLDSPLLKILLTYGIKKK